AGTGGCGTTGTCaactgcatccctctgtctctctctcatcattcagcggacacccacaacaaaagtagCAGTTACCAAGACCCCTTGTTACACgtggtgttagtagtgggatCCATTGAGTTCTGCCAAGGCAAGGCAAGACCACCCACTAGAGAGAGACGTGGACATCTTCTTGGCCTGGATTCTGGACCCCAGGACTCCCCTGTGGCTGGAAACGGAGGGGAGGAAATATGTGGGGGCTATCCACGTGGAGATGCTGGTGTATTTCATCCACCTGACGTCAGAAGCCCAGCTCAGGGGGATCTGTGAGCACTATCTAGCACTAAAAGAGGCTTTGGATGCTATGGGCAGGGTGGTCGACCAGATCCATATAGAGTGAAGGGATGCAGAGCAGTCCCAGTTGGCCCGGGCCGGTGCATCTATATGCTCTATTTGCATGGAATATGGGCATGTGGAGGCCAACTACCATGACCAGGAAGAGGACGCAGACACTGACCTAGAGTGGGAGGAGCTTGAGTTCCAGAGTGAGGCAGAAGAGCTGCTGTTCCAGGAGGAAGAGCCATGGCTGTGCCCAGAACTGTTGCCATGGCTGTTTACAGGGGGGACGATCCCCTCATGGAGGAGTTAAGGCCTCAGGATGAGGATGATCCTCAGCAGCTAGCGGAAGTGCAAATCTGGTTTCATTAAAATTCCAATTGAAAGAAAACTGCAAAAGAATTTTCAACGCAAAGGGGAGGAGCTactgccgcctttgcagccaggAGGGGAGGAGCTactgccgcctttgcagccaggAGGGGAGGAGCTactgccgcctttgcagccaggAGGGGAGGAGCTactgccgcctttgcagccagaaggggcagAGCTACTGCCGCCTTCGCAGCTAGAAGGGCAGGAGCTACTGCCGTCTTCAAAgctagaaggggaggagccactgctgcCTTCACAACCGGcatcaccaccagggggagaagtggagctcccgttGTCGCCTTCTTGGCCGGGGGCTTCCCTCTCGGCAttgcctcccaagggtccactGCTGCCATCGTCCTGGCTTTCCTGCTCTTTACCACCAGAAGGTCCTGCGTTGCTGCCAGCGGGGACGTACACATGGACAGAGGCGACACTGGGGTTAAGGGGTAGGCCAGGGGTTAAACAGGCACCCCTTTATAGAAGCCCAGGGGTCACTATGGGAGTTAAACGGATGCCCCCTTATATAAGTCCAGGGGTTACTGTGGGGGTTAAACGGGTGCCCCCTGACAGAAGCCCAGTAAATAGCAGGGAGCTAATGTTGGGGCCAGCTGGCATCAGACAACAGGGTGAGCAAATTGTTGAGAGCAACCCTGGCCGCTTGGTATTTGATAGAGGCCGACTGATCCCCAATGTTCCCTCCCACTCACCCATGTGTTTATTGAGTGGAGCAGATTAGTTGTCAAATGGACCATAGGGGTTCTATTTTAAGTGGGAGGGTGTGTGGCTGACAAAAGCCCTGCACTTGTAAATAATGTATAGtttcaaaaatatacaatattgaaCACGTGTGTACTAGATATGACAGGTTTTTGCAGTTGTAGATAAAGTTGAAccgttttgaatttaagtttggcagggagcAAGTGTGCAGACTCACTACTATGTGAAGAGCCAGGGTGAGTGatcccacaacagtttattttagtgtgtcacagagtaggtcctggagcaggacctcccctttagtgggagcagcgctaaGCTAATATTTGGCAAACTTtagtttttagctattttctcactgttttgttttggagttattattttgattacactcTGTTTGTGTATATCTTCCTGCACTAGGGCAATCATTGCTGGTTTCCTAATGGCATCCACCTGTCCCTGCAACTgtgtatatttgtaataaaacctggacgcctgagtggcattgtcaactgcatccctctgtctctctatcATCATTCAGCggacacccacaacaaaagtagTAGGTACCAAGACCCCCTGTCACACCCTCAAATTCAATGGAATTATTAAACTGTATTCTCATCCTCATTCTAAAAATAGCatactttcaattaaaatgtgtgtttcgCATATTGAATAAATGAGCAGTTACCTGTCTGATCCTGTTTTTCTATTGTCATTAAAAACATGCAATCTCTCAGTGAAACTGTGctaactgcaataataataaaacaaaattgtatggaaaaaaatacattattaagtaatattgttttatgttcatatatttctaataaaatatgtaaactatGTGAGATTTCTACTGCACAGTCTTTATTAAACACACGACCGCTACAAAAGGAGATATCTTCGGCAGCAATAACGTTACAGAATTTGTAGTAATATGATACAAAAACTTtactgttacatttatttatacgAAATAGCTTGTATACAAATTGTAAGCAATTTACTTTTTTGTATGAAGATAGTTATTTGTGATACATGGAAAACACATGGAAAATTTTTACACAATAGCCTattgcaaggatggaaataagactccaaacGCAGAGCAGTTCGATCCATTTTAGGTTTTGCAAACTGCAGGTGCTTATATAAACTACTGAAGAAGCTGGGAAAAAAAGAGTCTGCAGCGCATAAAATTCGAAATGGTTCCAAGTGCTATGCACTGGGAGTGCTATTTCCATTTCTGGCCTGTGCACACTGTACTTAAATGCTACTAAAAATGCTGTATATTCCTCTGTGGGCAAACTGCCCACTGAATTAGATGGGCAGTTTGCACACAAAGAAAATAATGGCCATGGTGTTCTActaaatattaacaaatgtaaTATGTACAATAGTAATGTTGTATAAAAGGGAATGttcattaaataatgaattaccAGAGCTACAGTTTCTGTATCACCGTCAACAACAAGCAGGcgcatgtcattttaaaaagttgcatgCTCAAAAGCTGTTTGTGTCAGATTTTCTTCATAAAGGAGACCAAAGCCTTTGACAAATAAGGTTACTCAACAGTACTCATTTATTATcaaactattttgtatttatttcttatgtaaaatgttgtttattgtagCCTATACAGTCCATGTCTTTCCATCCTCAACTGCTAAATTAAACATACTACAATTTAGTATAAAGTAGCCTAAATGTTaacatgaaaacaacaaaaacttttttgttttttaaatagatggATATACTTATGAAAAAAATAGTGTTGGAGTTAGCTGGAAAGTTAAATGTGGAAGAAAACGAACATAGAAAATGTATTCGTCGTTTTATGGGAAGACAACACATTCGGTGTAATAAGTGAAGAAGATATTGTTAGTAAAAGTATGGAGACATCAGGATTGTCAAGTATGGGGATACAATATCTGCAATGTATGGCAAAACTGCTTACAGTGTGTGGGTTTTATTTAAGTCAGGTAAGACATTGGATGCTTTTAATTAACTTAAATAGCTGGAAAAGATTAAAAGAGTTTGTAACAGGGCGGGCAGACCtgtccagttatttttagaacggggtctccccctctgcccctgtattatttaaaacgtacaggaacagtgaaggcgatttgcacagcctgacctggagtttatcattttccttttgtgtttgtgattattttgtttaaatcttttgttttctgtgttctttgagcagtgtttgttttgtttaaatattttatttatttttgtatttaataaacggtgCGCACTGTGCCTTTTATCTGCAGTTACCGACCTGTCTGTTgctgttcctccttctggcctgacatcaccgctcagccatttcttTCCACACATGGTGTGCACTGTgggatcaccagtgcctcctggacGCAGGCCGGAAGAGGCATTGCAAAAGAggtattacagtttttttcatttttttgttataaactttttggagtgaggaagaagaggaaaatGGGAGGAAGACGAGGAAAGGTGGGAAGAAGAAGAGGAAAGGGGAAGGAGAAGCAGCAGAAGCTGCAGCCACCACAGTAGGAGAAGAGGTGGTGGACCCAGGCTCCAACTCAATTTGGACCCCTGGACTGGGCAGCTTAGCAGAAAGAATGGAGGGCTGTAGGGGCCTCCATGTGAGCagcctgtggtgagtttgggcatgttcgggaggactgcccctatggcgactcccaatatgaggaggcctgaaaccagggcctggttggggatgcagcagagtggttctgggcgagAGACCAGAACCAGCCaacacccaagagggaggatcccgaacagtcacagcccaagcctgccccagcagaggaagagtgcctgctggtcccaccacaTATAGAAAAATACTTGCTGGTTCTGCCATCTCCACCAAGAGgggaggagcccaaatgtccTGTGACTGAGTGAGAGAAGCCCAAATATCCTgtgtctgagtgggaggagcctgaatgtccacagcccaagaggggggagatgGTGCGTCCTCTGCCCAAGAGGGAGGTgttggtgcatccacagcccaaaaggatggagtcagtgcatccacagcccaagaagggggagttggtgcgtccacaacccaagagggagaatgcctgctggttccacttccacccccatgggaggactgcttgtcactcccatctccaccagcagagagagaatacctgctggttccattTCCACCCCCGTGGGGGGACTACTTACCCCctcccaccttcaccagcagagggagaatatctGCTGGTTACACCTCCACCCCCATGGGAGGACTCTGTGCctttcccacctccaccagcagagagagcatGCTGCTGGTTCCCCTGCTACAGCTAGAAGGGGAGGAAACCCTGCCTCCTtcactgccagaaggggaggagcccctgccgcctacgctgccagaaggggaggagcccttgCTGCCATCAcaaagagcagagcagcaggaccaCCCAAGGGAGAGGAGCAAGAGCTGCGTAGGTTGCTGAGGAGAGTACGGGGAAAAACtgcccggccacagtggctgcgaagagggccaacaccacagctagtcctggctctcctcctgccatcgcctcccgagggtccactgccgtGGTCGCCTTccgagggtccactgccgccgtcacctcccgagggtccgctgccaccgTCGCCTTCCAAGGGACCACTGCTGCATTGACCATGGATGCCGGCCTTGCACCGCCCccggatgcctgcctcacaccgcccaCGATGCCtcccttgcaccgcccaaggatgcctacctcgcACCACTCATGGATGCGACgcccgcatcacctggggctgcctgttgctccgcatcgcctggggctgcttggTGCTTCGCATtgcctgtgtctctcttttatcacttagggttgccgagggtctcGCTTCGCCTGGGGGGCGAGTgtcccgcttcacctggggttgcctttcTCTActctgcttctcctagggttgctaCCAGTCCTGCTTCTCCTAGGGTCGCTACCGAACCTGCTTCACCTGTTTCGTCTGGGGTCGCTGAAGgctctgcttcgcttggggttGTTGCCTGCTCTACTTCGTCTGGGGCCGATGCCGGCTCTACTTTGTCTGGGgctgctgccggctctgcttcgtctggggccactgccggctctgcttcgtctggggccgctgctggctctgcttcgcatggggccgctgcctggcttgcgccgcctggggCCACTGGCTAGCTTGTGGTGCCTGGGCCACTGGCTGGCTTGCGATTCCTGGGGCCACTGGCTGGCTTGCGCTGCCTGGGGCTGCTGCTAGTCCTGCgggaccgcaggaagcaccggggcaggcacctcagaaaagggggctgccagCTACAAAGGAGGGGGAgtggtcaggagaccagttcccccaGCTGCACTTTTGCGGCAGGAAGTATGGTGGCCTTCCACCATGCTCACCCctatggattattccagaccccgggactttgagactgaggggggaggtggccactgGGGCCATGTGCGTTGCAGAAGTGGGGGTTGGGGGcgatatgtaacagggcgagcagccctgtccagttatttttagaacggggtctcacacatacacacactacaggtcaaaagttttagaacacctcaatttttccagttattattgaaatttacgcagtttaatgtctcaatgtactctgaaattaaagcataaaacaaataaacaattggagataaaaaagaaatcatggaatcgtgctttgctttcacccttctgtcccgTTTACCCCAAACCAgtttgatggggtttaagtctggagtttgacctgtcaaacctgcagctcgaacttttctcttcacagttgaaactgagacttgtttacttcgaccagtgttaagctgtgcttgaagctgttgtcctgtgagccacctatcatgcaagctgttgactctcagaaacttgtcttctgattctgttgtggctttgggtctgccagacctcttcctgtcagagtttccttcagtttccaagtgccttttgatggtgtaggaaactttactcactgacaccttggctttctttgcaatttctctaaaggaaagacctacactatTAAGGgatataatggtctgtctgtcttcctttgttgattgcctttttctcgccattatgatagcaatatactacttcctgcagtacaatactgtccaaataatgcttaagagggtgtagtaacacagtctgttccaacactgtttttatacagacagagggtttgtaagtaatcaacaacagtacagtggcttgcgaaagtattgaccccccttggcatttttcctattttgttgccttacaacctggaa
The sequence above is a segment of the Polyodon spathula isolate WHYD16114869_AA chromosome 2, ASM1765450v1, whole genome shotgun sequence genome. Coding sequences within it:
- the LOC121326803 gene encoding loricrin-like: MSGASVASVHVYVPAGSNAGPSGGKEQESQDDGSSGPLGGNAEREAPGQEGDNGSSTSPPGGDAGCEGSSGSSPSSFEDGSSSCPSSCEGGSSSAPSGCKGGSSSSPPGCKGGSSSSPPGCKGGSSSSPPGCKGGSSSSPLR